The proteins below come from a single Takifugu rubripes chromosome 10, fTakRub1.2, whole genome shotgun sequence genomic window:
- the LOC101074494 gene encoding serine/threonine-protein kinase pim-1-like isoform X2 translates to MLTKTQAKQKLVQFDNVTGDTDRRPLSTYNLRPRKRKNLFKDVSQAKKGLFSDSDQDRISTQELRHVKRRPTPFPLSWHRGSRTERPSATRQEFEEKPGKSAGRKTSTYGQRRKKRKILSNSDKQKLRAIRTAVFQSKYKEMYMIGRGGFGDVFAGSRIKDNLPVAIKHIPQRNIYSKLRDRDGNRIPTEVALMLKLTWQKGGSAAHVQLLDWYDLFNQVILVLERPVPSVDLFRYCRYRSKHILGEDQAKAIMKQLIVEVKFIDNKGIFHRDLKLENILIKTNSEEPQIWVIDFGVGCFYTKRSVYRVFQGTPQHVPPEYNLRGRYRAGPTTVWQLGVVLFEMLHDEDFSTIPFLLNKMLMNKYLSAECLDFLDGCLKIFPMERKTLEELQFHPWLNQKTSIFSLFGS, encoded by the exons ATGTTAA CCAAAACACAAGCCAAACAAAAGCTTGTGCAATTTGACAATGTCACCGGGGACACTGACAGGAGACCGCTCTCAACCTATAACTTAAGGCCTCGTAAAAGGAAAAACCTCTTCAAAGACGTAAGCCAGGCAAAAAAGGGGCTTTTTTCGGACAGTGATCAAG ACAGGATCTCAACACAAGAGTTAAGACATGTTAAACGGAGGCCGACCCCGTTTCCATTGTCTTGGCATCGGGGATCAAGAACTGAGAGACCGTCTGCAACTAGGCAAGAATTTGAAGAAAAACCAGGAAAGAGCGCTGGGAGGAAGACGAGCACATACggacagagaagaaagaaaaggaagatccTCAGCAACAGCGATAAACAGAAACTGAGAGCAATCCGAACAG CTGTGTTCCAGTCCAAGTACAAAGAGATGTATATGATCGGCCGTGGAGGATTTGGAGATGTGTTTGCAGGCTCTCGCATAAAAGATAATTTACCT GTTGCTATCAAACACATCCCTCAAAGGAACATCTACTCCAAACTCAGG GACCGAGATGGAAACCGAATTCCTACAGAAGTAGCCCTCATGCTAAAGCTCACATGGCAGAAGGGGGGATCCGCTGCTCAtgtgcagctgctggactggtACGACCTTTTCAATCAAGTGATCCTGGTGCTGGAGAGGCCCGTGCCCAGCGTCGACCTCTTTCGCTACTGCAGATACAGAAGCAAACATATCTTAGGGGAGGACCAGGCTAAA GCCATCATGAAACAGTTGATAGTTGAAGTTAAATTCATTGATAATAAGGGCATCTTTCACCGAGATTTGAAGCTTGAAAACATCCTGATTAAAACCAACTCGGAGGAGCCGCAAATCTGGGTGATTGATTTCGGTGTGGGATGCTTCTACACCAAGCGATCGGTGTATCGCGTCTTCCAGG GAACACCCCAGCATGTGCCCCCAGAGTATAATTTACGGGGTAGATACAGGGCCGGCCCTACGACAGTGTGGCAGCTGGGTGTGGTCCTGTTTGAAATGCTCCACGATGAAGACTTTTCCACCATTCCTTTCCTTCTAAATAAGATGCTCATGAACAAATATCTGTCTGCAG AGTGTTTAGACTTCCTGGACGGGTGTTTGAAGATATTTCCCATGGAGCGAAAGACACTGGAAGAGCTGCAGTTTCACCCGTGGTTGAATCAAAAAACTAGCATCTTCTCATTGTTTGGGAGCTGA
- the sh3glb1a gene encoding endophilin-B1a — MDFNVKRLAADAGTFLSRAVQFTEEKFGQAEKTELDAHLENLLVRAENTKLWTERIMKQTEVLLQPNPNVRLEEFVYEKLEKKAPTRMNNHELLGQTMIDSGSEFGPGTAYGNALMKCGETEKQIGGAEREFIHGAAINFLTPFRNFLEGDFKTILKERKLLQVKRLDLDAAKTRLKKARMADARAAAEQELRMTQSEFDRQAEITRLLLEGISSTHAHHLRCLNDLVEAQTTYYAQCYQYMVDLQKQLGSFPSSFTNNNQSAASGGASASAPTIPVSASLPSAGGGSTASGGFNELRSSSASRRARVLYDYDAASSSELSLLADEVITVSSVPGMDSDWLMGERGNQKGKVPITYLELLN; from the exons ATGGATTTTAATGTTAAGCGGCTAGCCGCAGACGCCGGTACTTTCCTGAGCCGCGCAGTTCAA TTCACCGAAGAGAAGTTTGGCCAGGCTGAAAAGACAGAGTTGGATGCCCATCTGGAGAACCTGTTGGTCCGGGCTGAGAACACCAAACTCTGGACAGAACGCATCATGAAGCAGACTGAagtcctgctgcagccaaaccCAA ATGTCCGGCTTGAGGAATTTGTgtacgagaagctggagaaaaaaGCCCCGACGCGGATGAACAACCACGAGTTGCTCGGCCAGACCATGATCGACTCGGGAAGTGAATTTGGTCCCGGAACTGCCTACG GCAACGCGCTGATGAAATGTGGCGAGACGGAGAAGCAGATCGGCGGCGCCGAGCGGGAGTTCATCCACGGCGCCGCCATCAACTTCCTGACGCCTTTCAGAAACTTCCTAGAGGGCGACTTCAAAACCATCCTG AAAGAGCGGAAACTGCTGCAGGTCAAGCGTTTGGACTTGGATGCAGCCAAAACCCGACTAAAGAAAGCCCGGATGGCTGACGCCAGAGCTGCC gcgGAGCAGGAGCTGCGGATGACCCAGAGTGAGTTTGACCGGCAGGCAGAGATCACCCGTCTGCTGTTGGAGGGCATCAGCAGCACGCAC GCTCACCATCTGCGCTGTCTGAATGACTTGGTGGAGGCCCAGACGACCTACTACGCCCAGTGTTACCAGTACATGGTGGacctgcagaagcagctgggcag tttcccctcctccttcaccaaCAATAACCAGTCGGCGGCGTCCGGGGGGGCCAGCGCTTCGGCGCCCACCATCCCGGTGTCGGCCTCCCTGCCCAGCGCGGGCGGCGGCTCCACGGCGTCGGGCGGGTTCAACGAGCTGCGCAGCTCCAGCGCCAGCCGCCGAGCCCGCGTGCTTTACGACTACGACGCCGCCAGCAGCAGCGAGCTGTCGCTGCTGGCCGACGAG GTGATCACCGTCAGCAGCGTCCCCGGCATGGATTCTGACTGGCTGATGGGAGAGAGGGGCAACCAGAAGGGCAAAGTTCCCATCACTTACCTGGAGCTGCTTaactga
- the LOC115251282 gene encoding serine/threonine-protein kinase pim-2-like, protein MQKLPQDTAGSAAHVQLLDWYHLFFQVLLVLERPVHCTDLFRCCRSKSKHVLEEDKAKAIMKQLIEEVKVFDNEGIFHQDLKLENILINTNSEEPQIWVIDFGVGCFYTKRSVCRVFQGTPQHVPPEYNLRGRYMAGPMTVWQLGVVLYDMLHKEKFETVPFLLKEQRIKEDLPKATISLQTVGIFWKGVWPYPRTAG, encoded by the exons ATGCAGAAGCTCCCTCAGGACACGGCAGGATCCGCTGCTCAcgtgcagctgctggactggtACCATCTCTTCTTTCAGGTGCTCCTGGTGCTGGAGAGGCCCGTGCACTGCACTGACCTCTttcgctgctgcaggagcaaGAGCAAGCACGTCCTGGAGGAAGACAAGGCTAAA GCCATCATGAAACAGTTGATAGAAGAAGTTAAAGTCTTTGATAATGAGGGCATTTTTCACCAAGATTTGAAGCTTGAAAACATCCTGATCAACACAAACTCGGAGGAGCCGCAAATCTGGGTGATTGATTTCGGTGTGGGATGCTTCTACACCAAGCGATCGGTGTGTCGCGTCTTCCAGG GAACACCCCAGCATGTGCCCCCAGAGTATAATTTAAGGGGTAGATACATGGCCGGCCCTATGACGGTGTGGCAGCTGGGCGTGGTCCTTTATGATATGCTCCATAAAGAAAAGTTTGAGACTGTTCCTTTTCTCTTGAAAGAACAGAGGATAAAGGAGGATCTGCCCAAA GCCACCATTTCTCTCCAGACTGTAGGCATTTTTTGGAAAGGTGTTTGGCCATATCCCCGGACAGCCGGATGA
- the LOC101074494 gene encoding serine/threonine-protein kinase pim-1-like isoform X1, whose protein sequence is MGAKLLVVKLLAKTQAKQKLVQFDNVTGDTDRRPLSTYNLRPRKRKNLFKDVSQAKKGLFSDSDQDRISTQELRHVKRRPTPFPLSWHRGSRTERPSATRQEFEEKPGKSAGRKTSTYGQRRKKRKILSNSDKQKLRAIRTAVFQSKYKEMYMIGRGGFGDVFAGSRIKDNLPVAIKHIPQRNIYSKLRDRDGNRIPTEVALMLKLTWQKGGSAAHVQLLDWYDLFNQVILVLERPVPSVDLFRYCRYRSKHILGEDQAKAIMKQLIVEVKFIDNKGIFHRDLKLENILIKTNSEEPQIWVIDFGVGCFYTKRSVYRVFQGTPQHVPPEYNLRGRYRAGPTTVWQLGVVLFEMLHDEDFSTIPFLLNKMLMNKYLSAECLDFLDGCLKIFPMERKTLEELQFHPWLNQKTSIFSLFGS, encoded by the exons ATGGGAGCAAAGCTGCTGGTGGTGAAACTGCTGG CCAAAACACAAGCCAAACAAAAGCTTGTGCAATTTGACAATGTCACCGGGGACACTGACAGGAGACCGCTCTCAACCTATAACTTAAGGCCTCGTAAAAGGAAAAACCTCTTCAAAGACGTAAGCCAGGCAAAAAAGGGGCTTTTTTCGGACAGTGATCAAG ACAGGATCTCAACACAAGAGTTAAGACATGTTAAACGGAGGCCGACCCCGTTTCCATTGTCTTGGCATCGGGGATCAAGAACTGAGAGACCGTCTGCAACTAGGCAAGAATTTGAAGAAAAACCAGGAAAGAGCGCTGGGAGGAAGACGAGCACATACggacagagaagaaagaaaaggaagatccTCAGCAACAGCGATAAACAGAAACTGAGAGCAATCCGAACAG CTGTGTTCCAGTCCAAGTACAAAGAGATGTATATGATCGGCCGTGGAGGATTTGGAGATGTGTTTGCAGGCTCTCGCATAAAAGATAATTTACCT GTTGCTATCAAACACATCCCTCAAAGGAACATCTACTCCAAACTCAGG GACCGAGATGGAAACCGAATTCCTACAGAAGTAGCCCTCATGCTAAAGCTCACATGGCAGAAGGGGGGATCCGCTGCTCAtgtgcagctgctggactggtACGACCTTTTCAATCAAGTGATCCTGGTGCTGGAGAGGCCCGTGCCCAGCGTCGACCTCTTTCGCTACTGCAGATACAGAAGCAAACATATCTTAGGGGAGGACCAGGCTAAA GCCATCATGAAACAGTTGATAGTTGAAGTTAAATTCATTGATAATAAGGGCATCTTTCACCGAGATTTGAAGCTTGAAAACATCCTGATTAAAACCAACTCGGAGGAGCCGCAAATCTGGGTGATTGATTTCGGTGTGGGATGCTTCTACACCAAGCGATCGGTGTATCGCGTCTTCCAGG GAACACCCCAGCATGTGCCCCCAGAGTATAATTTACGGGGTAGATACAGGGCCGGCCCTACGACAGTGTGGCAGCTGGGTGTGGTCCTGTTTGAAATGCTCCACGATGAAGACTTTTCCACCATTCCTTTCCTTCTAAATAAGATGCTCATGAACAAATATCTGTCTGCAG AGTGTTTAGACTTCCTGGACGGGTGTTTGAAGATATTTCCCATGGAGCGAAAGACACTGGAAGAGCTGCAGTTTCACCCGTGGTTGAATCAAAAAACTAGCATCTTCTCATTGTTTGGGAGCTGA